One part of the Musa acuminata AAA Group cultivar baxijiao chromosome BXJ1-5, Cavendish_Baxijiao_AAA, whole genome shotgun sequence genome encodes these proteins:
- the LOC135585673 gene encoding uncharacterized protein LOC135585673 isoform X2 has translation MDSARNWFRKLQSRGEKVKPGTEKKEAGSAKDMQKPPIDEAPSNITKQKVAAAKQYIENHYKSQMKSLEDRKERRWILERKLADAEVSEEEQNNFLKNLEKKETEYMRLQRHKMGVDDFELLTIIGRGAFGEVRICKEKTTGHVYAMKKLKKSEMLRRGQVEHVKAERNLLAEVDSAYIVKLYFSFQDDEYLYLIMEYLPGGDMMTLLMRKDTLTEYEARFYVAETVLAIESIHKHNYIHRDIKPDNLLLDRNGHMKLSDFGLCKPLDSSSFPNLNEPDYATGRNIKPTLDDKRSDISPAPRRTQQEQLQHWQKNRRMLAYSTVGTPDYIAPEVLLKKGYGMECDWWSLGAIMYEMLVGYPPFYSEDPMSTCRKIVNWRNHLKFPEEAKLSAEAKHLICRLLCNVEQRHGTKGAHEIKAHPWFKGTQWEKLYQMEAAFKPEVNDELDTQNFEKFEETSASVQTSSKSGPWRKMLPSKDVNFVGYTYKNFEIPS, from the exons ATGGACTCCGCGAGAAACTGGTTTCGTAAACTGCAATCTAGAGGGGAGAAAGTTAAGCCTGGAACGGAAAAGAAGGAAGCAGGAAGTGCGAAGGATATGCAGAAGCCTCCAATTGATGAGGCGCCTTCGAACATCACGAAGCAGAAAGTTGCCGCTGCAAAGCAGTACATTGAGAACCATTACAAGTCTCAGATGAAGTCCTTGGAAGATCGGAAGGAGAG ACGCTGGATCTTAGAAAGGAAGCTTGCTGATGCAGAAGTTTCTGAAGAGGAGCAGAACAACTTTCTGAAGAATTTAGAGAAAAAAGAAACAGAATACATGCGTCTTCAAAGGCATAAAATGGGAGTGGATGATTTTGAACTTCTGACCATTATTGGCAGAGGGGCATTTGGAGAG GTCAGAATTTGTAAAGAGAAAACAACTGGGCATGTATATGCAATGAAAAAACTTAAAAAATCTGAAATGCTTCGGAGGGGCCAG GTTGAGCATGTGAAAGCTGAAAGAAACCTACTTGCAGAGGTGGATAGTGCCTATATTGTGAAACTCTACTTTTCTTTTCAAGATGATGAATATTTATATCTTATCATGGAGTATCTTCCTGGAGGTGACATGATGACTCTACTCATGCGTAAGGATACATTGACAGAGTATGAGGCCAGATTTTACGTTGCAGAAACAGTATTAGCTATTGAATCTATTCACAAGCATAATTACATTCACAG GGACATTAAACCAGACAATTTATTGTTGGACCGAAATGGTCACATGAAGCTTTCAGATTTTGGTTTGTGCAAACCTCTGGATAGTAGTAGTTTTCCTAATCTTAATGAGCCTGATTATGCAACGGGAAGAAATATCAAGCCTACACTTGATGATAAGCGATCTGATATCTCTCCTGCTCCTAGGCGTACTCAACAGGAACAATTACAACACTGGCAAAAGAATAGACGGATGTTG GCTTATTCAACTGTTGGCACACCTGATTACATCGCTCCAGAAGTTCTGCTAAAGAAAGGATATGGAATGGAGTGTGACTG GTGGTCGCTTGGAGCAATCATGTATGAGATGCTGGTGGGTTACCCGCCATTTTATTCTGAAGATCCCATGTCAACATGTAGAAAG ATTGTAAACTGGAGAAACCACTTGAAGTTTCCTGAGGAGGCTAAATTATCAGCTGAAGCTAAACATCTTATTTGCAGGCTTTTGTGCAATGTAGAGCAAAGACATGGGACAAAGGGTGCTCATGAAATAAAG GCACATCCATGGTTTAAAGGCACCCAGTGGGAGAAACTATACCAGATGGAGGCTGCTTTCAAACCAGAAGTTAATGATGAGTTGGATACTCAAAACTTTGAGAAGTTTGAGGAG ACTTCAGCTTCAGTTCAAACTTCTTCAAAATCTGGTCCATGGAGGAAG